In Patagioenas fasciata isolate bPatFas1 chromosome 20, bPatFas1.hap1, whole genome shotgun sequence, a genomic segment contains:
- the RXRA gene encoding retinoic acid receptor RXR-alpha isoform X1, with protein sequence MDTKHFLPLDFSNQVNSTSLNSPTSRGPMATPSLHPSIGPGIGSSLGSPGQLHSPISTLSSPINGMGPPFSVISSPMGPHSMSVPSTPSLGFGTSSPQLNSPMNPVSSSEDIKPPLGLNGVLKVPAHPSGTMASFTKHICAICGDRSSGKHYGVYSCEGCKGFFKRTVRKDLTYTCRDNKDCLIDKRQRNRCQYCRYQKCLAMGMKREAVQEERQRGKDRNENEVESTSSANEDMPVEKILEAELAVEPKTETYIEANMGLTPSSPNDPVTNICQAADKQLFTLVEWAKRIPHFSELPLDDQVILLRAGWNELLIASFSHRSIAVKDGILLATGLHVHRNSAHSAGVGAIFDRVLTELVSKMRDMQMDKTELGCLRAIVLFNPDSKGLSNPAEVEALREKVYASLEAYCKHKYPDQPGRFAKLLLRLPALRSIGLKCLEHLFFFKLIGDTPIDTFLMEMLEAPHQMT encoded by the exons ATTTCTCCAACCAAGTGAATTCCACGTCCCTGAACTCTCCCACGAGCCGGGGACCCATGGCCACCCCATCCCTCCACCCGTCCATCGGGCCGGGCATCGGCTCCTCGCTGGGCTCCCCGGGCCAGCTACACTCGCCCATCAGCACCCTGAGCTCGCCCATCAATGGCATGGGACCTCCGTTCTCCGTCATCAGCTCCCCCATGGGACCGCACTCGATGTCCGTCCCCTCCACCCCCAGCCTGGGATTTGGCACCAGCAGCCCACAG CTCAACTCGCCCATGAACCCTGTCAGCAGCTCAGAAGACATTAAGCCACCCCTGGGGCTCAATGGAGTCCTCAAAGTGCCAGCACATCCCTCAGGAACGATGGCCTCCTTCACCAAGCACATATGTGCCATCTGCGGGGACAGATCTTCAG GTAAACATTACGGGGTTTACAGCTGCGAGGGCTGCAAAGGCTTCTTCAAGCGCACGGTGCGGAAAGACCTCACCTACACCTGCCGCGACAACAAGGACTGCTTGATCGACAAGCGCCAGCGCAACCGCTGCCAGTACTGCCGCTATCAGAAGTGTCTGGCGATGGGGATGAAGCGAGAAG CCGTCCAGGAGGAGAGGCAGCGGGGGAAGGACCGCAATGAGAACGAGGTGGAGTCAACAAGTAGCGCTAACGAGGACATGCCCGTGGAAAAGATCTTGGAAGCTGAACTCGCCGTGGAGCCAAAGACAGAGACGTACATTGAAGCAAATATGGGCTTGACGCCGAGCTCG CCCAATGACCCGGTGACGAACATATgccaggcagcagacaagcagctCTTCACCCTGGTGGAATGGGCCAAGAGGATCCCCCACTTCTCCGAGCTGCCCCTGGACGACCAGGTCATCTTGCTCAGAGCAG GGTGGAATGAGCTCCTAATCGCCTCCTTCTCCCACCGCTCCATAGCCGTGAAAGACGGGATCCTCTTGGCCACCGGGCTCCACGTGCACCGGAACAGCGCGCACAGCGCTGGCGTCGGGGCCATCTTCGACAG AGTACTGACAGAACTCGTGTCAAAAATGCGAGACATGCAGATGGACAAGACAGAGCTAGGCTGCCTGCGAGCCATTGTCCTCTTCAACCCCG ACTCGAAAGGTCTCTCCAACCCAGCTGAAGTGGAGGCGTTACGGGAGAAGGTGTACGCGTCGCTAGAGGCATATTGCAAACACAAATACCCCGACCAGCCTGGGAG GTTCGCAAAGCTCTTGCTCCGTCTCCCAGCCCTCCGGTCCATTGGCCTGAAAtgcctggagcacctcttctTCTTCAAGCTAATAGGCGACACGCCGATCGACACCTTCTTGATGGAAATGCTGGAAGCGCCCCATCAAATGACTTAA
- the RXRA gene encoding retinoic acid receptor RXR-alpha isoform X2, which produces MATPSLHPSIGPGIGSSLGSPGQLHSPISTLSSPINGMGPPFSVISSPMGPHSMSVPSTPSLGFGTSSPQLNSPMNPVSSSEDIKPPLGLNGVLKVPAHPSGTMASFTKHICAICGDRSSGKHYGVYSCEGCKGFFKRTVRKDLTYTCRDNKDCLIDKRQRNRCQYCRYQKCLAMGMKREAVQEERQRGKDRNENEVESTSSANEDMPVEKILEAELAVEPKTETYIEANMGLTPSSPNDPVTNICQAADKQLFTLVEWAKRIPHFSELPLDDQVILLRAGWNELLIASFSHRSIAVKDGILLATGLHVHRNSAHSAGVGAIFDRVLTELVSKMRDMQMDKTELGCLRAIVLFNPDSKGLSNPAEVEALREKVYASLEAYCKHKYPDQPGRFAKLLLRLPALRSIGLKCLEHLFFFKLIGDTPIDTFLMEMLEAPHQMT; this is translated from the exons ATGGCCACCCCATCCCTCCACCCGTCCATCGGGCCGGGCATCGGCTCCTCGCTGGGCTCCCCGGGCCAGCTACACTCGCCCATCAGCACCCTGAGCTCGCCCATCAATGGCATGGGACCTCCGTTCTCCGTCATCAGCTCCCCCATGGGACCGCACTCGATGTCCGTCCCCTCCACCCCCAGCCTGGGATTTGGCACCAGCAGCCCACAG CTCAACTCGCCCATGAACCCTGTCAGCAGCTCAGAAGACATTAAGCCACCCCTGGGGCTCAATGGAGTCCTCAAAGTGCCAGCACATCCCTCAGGAACGATGGCCTCCTTCACCAAGCACATATGTGCCATCTGCGGGGACAGATCTTCAG GTAAACATTACGGGGTTTACAGCTGCGAGGGCTGCAAAGGCTTCTTCAAGCGCACGGTGCGGAAAGACCTCACCTACACCTGCCGCGACAACAAGGACTGCTTGATCGACAAGCGCCAGCGCAACCGCTGCCAGTACTGCCGCTATCAGAAGTGTCTGGCGATGGGGATGAAGCGAGAAG CCGTCCAGGAGGAGAGGCAGCGGGGGAAGGACCGCAATGAGAACGAGGTGGAGTCAACAAGTAGCGCTAACGAGGACATGCCCGTGGAAAAGATCTTGGAAGCTGAACTCGCCGTGGAGCCAAAGACAGAGACGTACATTGAAGCAAATATGGGCTTGACGCCGAGCTCG CCCAATGACCCGGTGACGAACATATgccaggcagcagacaagcagctCTTCACCCTGGTGGAATGGGCCAAGAGGATCCCCCACTTCTCCGAGCTGCCCCTGGACGACCAGGTCATCTTGCTCAGAGCAG GGTGGAATGAGCTCCTAATCGCCTCCTTCTCCCACCGCTCCATAGCCGTGAAAGACGGGATCCTCTTGGCCACCGGGCTCCACGTGCACCGGAACAGCGCGCACAGCGCTGGCGTCGGGGCCATCTTCGACAG AGTACTGACAGAACTCGTGTCAAAAATGCGAGACATGCAGATGGACAAGACAGAGCTAGGCTGCCTGCGAGCCATTGTCCTCTTCAACCCCG ACTCGAAAGGTCTCTCCAACCCAGCTGAAGTGGAGGCGTTACGGGAGAAGGTGTACGCGTCGCTAGAGGCATATTGCAAACACAAATACCCCGACCAGCCTGGGAG GTTCGCAAAGCTCTTGCTCCGTCTCCCAGCCCTCCGGTCCATTGGCCTGAAAtgcctggagcacctcttctTCTTCAAGCTAATAGGCGACACGCCGATCGACACCTTCTTGATGGAAATGCTGGAAGCGCCCCATCAAATGACTTAA